The following are encoded together in the Bernardetia sp. genome:
- the nhaC gene encoding Na+/H+ antiporter NhaC, translating to MSTPSETNTPTPTLFQSLIPILSLVVLLVLNVLIFGDNATGGANQVALLLAGAVAGLIAWYLKMTWNQVMDGVLDSINSAMSAVLILLMIGALAGTWMLSGIVPALIYYGLQVLTPTFFLVASCIVCALVSLGTGSSWSTIATVGIALLGIGAALGFSEGLVAGAIISGAYFGDKMSPLSDTTNLAPAMAGTDLFTHIRYMLYTTVPSFTITLILFLIIGLTSDNTASSDNINEILAAIEGKFNVSPLLFLVPVIVIALIVRKVPALPSLLIGSLLGGIFALIFQPEVVEQVANVAPILEALSKEPETTYRNMRLFALENFGGYTAVMMAMFGDVSLVTDSETVNGLLSSSGMSGMLNTIWLILCAMIFGGVMDSAGMLARISNAVISLAHSTGSMIAATVGTCVVFNLTASDQYLAVVVPGKMYANAFRKKGLAPENLSRTLEDSGTVTSVLIPWNTCGATQAGVLKVATLDYAPYCFFNIISPFMSIIFGYVGIQIRKIDPKTGETIEKK from the coding sequence ATGTCCACTCCTTCTGAAACAAACACACCTACTCCTACACTTTTTCAATCGCTTATTCCTATTTTATCTCTTGTCGTTTTATTGGTTTTAAACGTTCTGATTTTTGGAGACAATGCTACTGGAGGTGCAAACCAAGTGGCTTTACTTTTGGCTGGTGCAGTAGCAGGACTGATTGCTTGGTATCTTAAAATGACTTGGAATCAAGTCATGGATGGCGTTTTAGATAGCATTAATTCGGCTATGTCAGCCGTTCTGATTTTGCTAATGATTGGAGCATTGGCAGGAACATGGATGCTTAGTGGAATTGTTCCAGCTCTTATTTATTATGGCTTGCAAGTTCTGACACCTACATTTTTTTTAGTTGCCTCTTGTATTGTTTGTGCTTTAGTTTCTTTGGGAACAGGAAGTTCTTGGTCGACGATAGCCACTGTAGGAATTGCCCTTTTAGGCATCGGTGCTGCACTTGGTTTTAGCGAAGGTTTGGTTGCTGGAGCAATTATTTCAGGAGCTTATTTTGGAGATAAAATGTCTCCTCTCTCTGATACTACTAACCTTGCACCTGCTATGGCTGGAACAGACCTCTTTACGCATATTCGCTATATGCTTTATACAACTGTTCCATCTTTTACAATTACGCTCATTTTATTTCTAATTATTGGATTAACAAGCGATAATACGGCTTCTTCTGATAACATCAATGAAATTTTAGCTGCGATTGAAGGGAAGTTCAATGTAAGTCCACTTCTTTTTTTAGTGCCTGTTATTGTAATTGCTTTGATTGTTCGTAAAGTTCCTGCTTTGCCTTCACTTTTGATTGGAAGTCTTTTAGGAGGCATATTTGCCCTTATTTTTCAACCCGAAGTTGTAGAGCAAGTAGCCAACGTTGCTCCTATCTTAGAAGCTTTGAGCAAAGAGCCTGAAACAACATACAGAAATATGCGACTTTTTGCCTTAGAAAACTTTGGAGGTTATACGGCTGTTATGATGGCAATGTTTGGAGATGTAAGTCTTGTTACAGATAGTGAAACAGTAAACGGATTACTTTCTAGTAGTGGAATGAGTGGAATGCTGAACACAATTTGGCTAATTTTATGTGCCATGATTTTTGGAGGAGTAATGGATTCGGCAGGAATGTTGGCTCGTATTAGTAATGCTGTTATTTCTTTGGCGCACTCCACAGGCTCAATGATTGCAGCTACTGTGGGTACTTGTGTAGTTTTTAACCTTACTGCTTCAGACCAGTATTTGGCTGTCGTTGTACCAGGAAAAATGTATGCTAATGCGTTTCGTAAAAAAGGACTTGCCCCAGAAAACCTAAGCCGAACACTTGAAGATTCTGGAACAGTTACTTCAGTGTTGATTCCTTGGAATACGTGTGGTGCAACACAAGCAGGAGTTTTGAAAGTAGCCACCTTAGATTATGCTCCTTACTGTTTTTTCAATATTATTAGTCCATTTATGAGTATTATATTTGGCTATGTAGGAATACAGATTAGGAAGATAGACCCCAAAACAGGCGAAACTATAGAAAAAAAATAA
- the nhaD gene encoding sodium:proton antiporter NhaD, with translation MSYEIVVIIIFVLGYLAIALEHNIKVDKAAPALLIAVLCWTVYIVSEGILPHDESMIHKIVHGHDQGLLTHLAETSQILFFLLCAMTIVEVIDAHQGFEVITKRITTKDKRKLIWIICWVTFFLSAALDNLATTIVMVSMLRKLVKDKNDRLIYVSMVVIAANAGGAWSPIGDVTTTMLWIGGQVTTTNIISKLMLPSIICLFAPLTIITFMLKGDLKVDENSADLDTTHGHGGHAPVKVRETDRNLVFGIGLAGLLFVPIFKTITHLPPFMGMSFSLGIIWLTTEILHNRKKAEEGAHGKLSVVAILERVDVPSVLFFFGILLAVGCLQSMGTLNKLAAFLDTTFSGDGGVYIIGLILGLLSAIVDNVPLVAAGMGMYDISTVAGSPYAVDGVFWEFIAYCAGTGGSTLIIGSAAGVAAMGMEHINFMWYLKKIAWLALIGYIAGAAVFMAMQLFLH, from the coding sequence ATGTCTTACGAGATTGTCGTTATTATAATTTTTGTCTTGGGTTATCTTGCTATTGCCCTTGAACATAATATTAAAGTTGATAAAGCTGCACCTGCGCTTCTGATAGCTGTTCTTTGCTGGACAGTATATATTGTTTCAGAAGGAATACTCCCCCACGATGAGAGTATGATTCACAAAATCGTTCACGGACACGACCAAGGACTACTCACACACCTTGCCGAAACCTCACAAATTCTCTTCTTCCTGCTTTGTGCCATGACGATTGTGGAAGTAATCGATGCCCATCAAGGTTTTGAAGTCATTACAAAGCGAATCACAACAAAAGACAAAAGAAAACTTATTTGGATTATTTGTTGGGTAACCTTCTTTTTATCAGCAGCTTTAGATAACCTTGCTACTACGATTGTAATGGTTTCTATGCTTCGTAAGCTCGTAAAAGATAAAAACGATCGTCTTATTTATGTCAGTATGGTAGTTATTGCTGCCAATGCTGGAGGTGCTTGGTCGCCTATCGGAGACGTTACAACAACCATGCTTTGGATTGGTGGACAAGTAACGACTACAAATATTATCTCCAAACTAATGCTTCCTAGTATTATATGTTTGTTTGCACCTCTTACAATTATCACTTTTATGCTCAAAGGCGATTTGAAAGTCGATGAAAACTCAGCAGACTTAGATACTACTCATGGGCACGGTGGACATGCTCCAGTTAAAGTAAGAGAAACAGACAGAAACTTAGTCTTTGGAATTGGTTTAGCAGGGCTTTTATTTGTTCCTATTTTCAAAACCATTACACATTTGCCTCCTTTTATGGGAATGTCATTTAGTTTAGGTATTATTTGGCTTACTACTGAAATTCTTCATAACCGTAAGAAAGCAGAAGAAGGTGCACACGGCAAACTTTCGGTAGTTGCTATTTTGGAGCGTGTAGATGTTCCTAGTGTTTTATTTTTCTTCGGAATCTTATTAGCAGTAGGTTGTTTACAATCTATGGGAACGCTTAATAAACTAGCTGCATTTTTAGATACAACTTTCTCTGGAGATGGTGGAGTATATATTATAGGTCTTATTTTAGGATTACTTTCAGCCATCGTAGATAATGTACCGTTAGTTGCAGCAGGTATGGGAATGTACGATATTTCAACAGTAGCTGGTTCTCCTTATGCTGTGGATGGAGTATTTTGGGAGTTTATAGCTTACTGTGCAGGAACTGGAGGAAGTACGCTTATTATTGGTTCTGCTGCTGGTGTAGCTGCTATGGGAATGGAACACATCAATTTTATGTGGTATCTTAAAAAAATTGCTTGGCTTGCCCTCATCGGCTATATTGCTGGTGCTGCTGTATTTATGGCAATGCAGTTGTTCTTACACTAA
- a CDS encoding metallophosphoesterase, whose product MNRQLFSLVFVCILLLLDVYIFQLIKTLTLSSTETTRRTIHFIYWGINFLTLGGIIFYNFFPADQIPYTFRQFLLTWAFMLYFSKLFGALVLLLDDFIRLCIWIYQKITPNEVSQVVENGKQTLEEIEDDTNKIPRLEFLMKAGVVAMATPLVTMSWGIVSGAHDYTVRKKTLVLPNLPKAFDGIKIVQISDVHSGSFFNKKAVEGGVDLILKQKPDVILFTGDLVNNMAKEMKDYQDIFSKLKAPMGVYSTLGNHDYGDYVRWESVAAKRKNLEDLKQTHGRMGWKLLMNEHHFLETNNEKIALIGIENWGAKGNFARHGDLEKAYQGSQDAPVKILLSHDPSHWDAQVNGSKAHLYKEYYDKMNIQKRAFKDIDLMLAGHTHGMQFGVDTEVFRWSPVKYMYEQWADLYKHENQYLYVNRGFGYIGYPGRIGILPEITVLELKSA is encoded by the coding sequence ATGAACCGACAGTTATTCTCCTTAGTTTTTGTTTGCATACTTCTTTTGTTAGATGTATATATTTTTCAACTTATCAAAACCCTAACACTTTCTTCAACAGAAACTACTCGCAGAACTATACATTTTATCTACTGGGGAATAAATTTTCTCACGCTTGGAGGTATTATTTTCTATAATTTTTTCCCAGCCGACCAAATTCCTTATACATTCAGACAGTTTTTACTCACTTGGGCATTTATGCTCTATTTTTCTAAATTGTTTGGTGCATTGGTGCTTCTTTTAGATGATTTTATTCGTCTTTGTATTTGGATTTATCAAAAAATAACGCCTAATGAAGTTTCTCAAGTTGTAGAAAATGGAAAACAAACTTTAGAAGAAATAGAAGATGATACAAATAAAATTCCTCGTTTGGAGTTCTTGATGAAAGCAGGCGTAGTAGCAATGGCAACACCACTCGTTACGATGAGTTGGGGAATTGTTTCTGGAGCGCATGACTATACAGTCAGAAAAAAAACACTTGTTTTGCCTAATCTACCCAAAGCATTTGATGGAATCAAGATAGTGCAGATTTCGGATGTACATTCTGGAAGTTTTTTTAATAAAAAAGCCGTAGAAGGTGGCGTAGATTTGATTTTGAAGCAAAAACCAGATGTAATCTTATTTACTGGCGACTTAGTAAATAATATGGCAAAGGAAATGAAAGACTATCAAGATATTTTTAGTAAGCTCAAAGCTCCAATGGGAGTGTATTCTACATTAGGAAACCACGATTATGGAGACTATGTACGTTGGGAGTCAGTAGCAGCCAAGCGAAAAAATTTGGAAGACCTCAAGCAAACTCACGGAAGAATGGGCTGGAAACTTCTTATGAACGAACATCATTTTTTAGAAACGAATAATGAAAAAATAGCACTTATCGGAATAGAAAATTGGGGCGCAAAAGGAAATTTTGCTCGTCATGGAGATTTAGAAAAAGCCTATCAAGGTTCGCAAGATGCGCCAGTAAAAATATTGCTCTCGCACGACCCTAGTCATTGGGATGCACAAGTAAATGGTTCAAAGGCGCATCTTTATAAAGAGTATTACGATAAAATGAATATTCAAAAAAGAGCCTTCAAAGATATTGATTTGATGTTGGCAGGACACACACACGGAATGCAATTTGGCGTAGATACAGAGGTTTTTAGATGGAGTCCTGTAAAGTATATGTATGAGCAGTGGGCAGATTTATACAAGCATGAAAATCAGTATTTATATGTCAATCGTGGTTTTGGCTACATTGGCTACCCAGGTAGAATTGGAATTTTGCCTGAAATTACAGTTTTGGAACTCAAATCTGCATAA
- a CDS encoding UDP-glucose dehydrogenase family protein, with translation MKLAVIGTGYVGLVSGTCFAETGNQVMCVDIDENKINRLKSGKLTIYEPGLQVLFERNIKQERLLFTTDLEEAVKDAQIIFLALPTPPGEDGSADLSYVLGVAEQLGKIITDYKVIVDKSTVPVGTAEKVHAAIAKNAKTEFDVVSNPEFLREGVAVDDFLKPDRVVVGTSSEKAKKLMEKLYSPYVRQGNPVIFMDERSAEMTKYAANSYLATRISFMNEIANICELVGANVDFVRKGMGSDNRIGQRFLFAGVGYGGSCFPKDVQALERTANESNYNFKILDSVMKVNERQKVVMIDKIKSFYGEDLTGKHFAMWGLAFKPNTDDIREAPALYIIDELLEAGATISTFDPEAMENVLEIYEGDDRVSFEENQYNTLKNADALIIVTEWNVFRTPNFEKTFSIMKERVIFDGRNVFDLEQMADLKTYYNSIGRQVVDTREKKQIPQEA, from the coding sequence ATGAAGTTAGCAGTCATTGGTACAGGGTATGTAGGTTTGGTATCGGGAACTTGTTTTGCCGAAACAGGTAATCAAGTGATGTGTGTCGATATTGATGAGAATAAAATCAATCGCCTCAAATCTGGAAAACTAACGATTTACGAACCAGGTTTACAGGTTTTGTTTGAGAGAAATATCAAACAAGAACGTCTTTTATTTACTACTGATTTAGAAGAAGCTGTAAAAGATGCTCAAATTATATTCTTGGCTCTTCCTACACCTCCAGGAGAAGATGGCTCGGCTGACCTTTCGTATGTATTGGGTGTGGCAGAGCAATTAGGAAAAATAATTACAGATTATAAAGTCATTGTTGATAAAAGCACTGTTCCTGTCGGAACGGCTGAAAAAGTACACGCTGCAATTGCTAAAAATGCAAAAACAGAATTTGATGTAGTTTCTAATCCAGAATTTTTAAGAGAGGGAGTAGCTGTCGATGATTTCTTGAAGCCAGATAGAGTTGTTGTGGGAACATCTTCTGAAAAGGCAAAGAAACTCATGGAGAAACTGTATAGTCCTTATGTACGACAAGGAAATCCAGTAATTTTTATGGATGAGCGTTCGGCTGAAATGACAAAATATGCTGCCAACTCTTACCTCGCAACTCGTATTAGTTTTATGAATGAAATTGCTAATATTTGTGAGCTTGTTGGTGCAAATGTAGACTTTGTTCGTAAAGGAATGGGGTCAGACAACCGTATTGGTCAGCGTTTCTTGTTTGCTGGTGTGGGTTATGGAGGAAGCTGTTTTCCAAAAGACGTACAGGCTTTAGAAAGAACTGCCAACGAAAGCAATTATAACTTCAAGATTTTGGATTCAGTAATGAAAGTAAACGAACGCCAAAAAGTAGTTATGATAGACAAAATAAAATCTTTTTATGGCGAAGATTTGACAGGAAAACACTTTGCAATGTGGGGACTTGCGTTTAAACCAAATACAGACGACATCAGAGAAGCTCCAGCCCTATATATAATTGATGAGCTTTTAGAAGCTGGCGCAACTATTTCTACCTTTGACCCTGAAGCAATGGAAAATGTGCTTGAAATCTATGAAGGAGATGATAGAGTTTCCTTTGAAGAAAACCAGTACAATACTCTCAAAAATGCAGATGCCTTAATCATTGTTACAGAATGGAATGTTTTCCGTACACCAAACTTCGAAAAAACATTTTCTATTATGAAAGAACGTGTTATTTTTGATGGTAGAAATGTATTTGATTTAGAACAAATGGCAGATTTGAAGACATATTACAACAGCATCGGAAGACAAGTTGTAGATACAAGAGAGAAAAAACAAATTCCTCAAGAGGCATAA
- a CDS encoding GH3 auxin-responsive promoter family protein — protein MIRSLLSRPFAAYIVSQQKKWIQNSEKIQHQWLQKLVAEAKHTAFGKDHNFGDIKNYEDFKKNVSINDYEGLKPYIERILKGEQDILWKGKPLYFAKTSGTTSGTKYIPITKDSIPNHIGSARDALLCYINETGKSQFLDKSLIFLSGSPVLEEKAGVPLGRLSGIVNHHVPSYLRTNQKPSYQTNCIEDWEQKLDKIIDETIHSDMSLISGIPPWVQMYFDKLQERTGGKHIKDIFPNFSLFVYGGVNFEPYRNKIYESIGEKIDSIETFPASEGFFAYQNSQHDNSLLLLLNSGIFFEFVPAENYYDENPPRLSISEVELGKNYALILNSNAGLWGYSIGDTIQFVSKNPYKIIFSGRIKHFISAFGEHVIGSEVEQALRYALDKHPETRTTEFTVAPQVTPKEGLPYHEWFIAFENQPNDIEQFATDLDNRLQELNSYYDDLIRGSILRRLVVRSLPADGFQTYMKSIGKLGGQNKVPRLSNDRKIANELEKIV, from the coding sequence ATGATTCGTTCTCTTCTTTCTCGTCCGTTCGCTGCTTATATTGTTAGTCAGCAAAAAAAATGGATTCAAAATTCAGAAAAAATACAACATCAATGGTTACAAAAATTGGTAGCAGAAGCCAAGCATACAGCTTTTGGAAAAGACCATAACTTTGGAGACATCAAAAATTATGAAGACTTCAAAAAAAATGTTTCCATCAATGACTATGAAGGTTTGAAACCCTACATAGAACGTATTTTAAAGGGAGAACAAGATATTTTGTGGAAAGGAAAGCCTCTTTATTTTGCCAAAACCTCTGGAACAACTTCTGGGACAAAGTATATTCCCATTACAAAGGATTCTATCCCAAATCATATAGGTTCGGCTAGAGATGCGCTTTTGTGTTATATTAATGAGACAGGAAAGAGCCAATTTTTAGATAAAAGTCTGATTTTTCTTTCGGGTAGCCCAGTTTTAGAAGAAAAAGCAGGTGTTCCACTTGGTAGACTTTCAGGAATCGTAAATCATCATGTGCCTTCTTATTTGAGAACCAATCAAAAACCTTCTTATCAGACCAACTGCATTGAAGATTGGGAGCAAAAACTAGATAAAATCATAGACGAAACTATCCATTCAGATATGTCGCTCATTTCTGGGATTCCACCTTGGGTACAGATGTATTTTGATAAACTCCAAGAACGAACAGGAGGAAAGCATATCAAAGATATTTTCCCCAACTTTTCTTTATTCGTTTATGGAGGAGTAAATTTTGAGCCGTATAGAAACAAAATCTATGAGTCTATTGGAGAAAAGATAGATTCTATCGAAACATTTCCTGCATCGGAAGGCTTTTTTGCTTATCAAAACTCTCAACACGACAACTCTCTTCTTTTACTTTTAAATAGTGGAATTTTCTTTGAGTTTGTTCCAGCAGAGAATTATTACGACGAAAATCCTCCACGCCTAAGCATTTCGGAAGTAGAACTAGGAAAAAACTATGCTCTTATTCTGAATAGCAATGCAGGACTTTGGGGATATAGTATTGGAGATACAATTCAGTTTGTGAGTAAAAATCCATACAAAATTATTTTCTCTGGCAGAATCAAACACTTTATTTCAGCCTTCGGAGAACATGTTATTGGAAGCGAGGTAGAACAAGCCTTACGCTATGCTTTAGATAAGCATCCAGAAACTAGAACAACAGAATTTACGGTTGCGCCACAGGTTACACCAAAAGAAGGATTGCCTTATCACGAATGGTTTATTGCCTTTGAAAATCAGCCCAACGATATAGAACAGTTTGCCACAGATTTAGATAATAGATTACAAGAACTCAATTCGTATTACGATGATTTGATACGTGGCTCTATTTTGAGAAGGTTGGTTGTTCGTTCTCTTCCTGCTGACGGTTTCCAAACCTATATGAAATCTATTGGAAAACTAGGAGGACAAAATAAAGTACCTCGTCTTTCGAACGATAGAAAAATTGCTAATGAGTTGGAAAAGATTGTTTGA
- a CDS encoding OmpA family protein translates to MNKELRLHQLLRKKVFLLTYVCFLLTFSSFIFSNSTTNNNCSYFSESGNRNAIFPLSYLPNSVNFVLNSPSDELIDGRFTIGYGNKSILFGYPYSFSTSHFVLQSSGKYASNNPELSQTKALKGVLVSEIDEYSNTIFTSKVIYTYDNLLITQTLEPVGENLEDLENTSKGNFYKIEYEIENQSDAPRDIEFTLLLDPMIDADDVCKMSANGSNIKMDKKFESENIPFHFSFYNGDLQAQLITKHQKAISPDLAYIGQWAYLTSVLQLEQQDVGKYTDDSAIILRWNSQPLKKGELRTFRVFYGVPKGKSGINLQHHNPNKKSQITLYFDANESVLSDTEEARLRDFIGARRWKAALVEGYTDAKGSEKLNLELSKDRISGVSYALQMFGIKYEKILRKSHGEFFARDDSAARGKGEQSDRKVVVTVWR, encoded by the coding sequence ATGAATAAAGAATTACGACTGCACCAGCTATTGAGAAAAAAAGTGTTCCTACTCACTTATGTTTGTTTTTTACTTACCTTTTCTTCATTTATATTTTCAAACAGCACTACCAATAACAACTGTTCTTATTTTTCAGAAAGTGGAAACAGAAATGCTATTTTTCCTCTAAGTTATCTTCCCAATAGTGTGAATTTTGTTCTGAATAGTCCTTCAGATGAACTTATCGACGGACGCTTTACCATAGGCTATGGAAATAAAAGTATTTTATTTGGCTATCCTTATTCTTTTTCTACCTCACATTTTGTCTTACAATCAAGTGGGAAATACGCTTCCAATAATCCAGAACTATCACAAACAAAAGCATTAAAAGGAGTTTTGGTTTCAGAAATTGATGAATATTCAAATACTATTTTTACTTCTAAGGTTATTTATACGTATGACAATTTACTCATCACACAAACCTTAGAGCCTGTGGGAGAAAATTTGGAAGATTTGGAAAATACATCGAAGGGAAATTTCTACAAAATAGAATATGAAATAGAAAATCAGTCGGATGCACCTAGAGATATAGAGTTTACACTGCTATTAGACCCTATGATAGATGCTGATGATGTTTGTAAAATGTCAGCAAATGGTTCTAATATTAAGATGGATAAAAAATTTGAGAGTGAGAATATTCCTTTTCATTTTTCATTTTATAATGGAGACTTACAAGCACAACTCATAACAAAACACCAAAAAGCTATCAGCCCAGATTTAGCTTATATTGGTCAGTGGGCATATCTGACCAGTGTTTTACAGTTAGAACAACAAGACGTAGGAAAATATACTGATGATAGTGCAATTATTTTGAGATGGAACTCACAGCCTTTGAAAAAAGGAGAATTACGCACTTTTAGAGTATTTTATGGAGTTCCGAAAGGAAAATCTGGAATCAATCTGCAACATCACAATCCTAATAAAAAATCTCAAATTACACTGTATTTTGATGCCAATGAAAGTGTTTTAAGCGATACAGAAGAAGCTCGCTTGAGAGATTTTATTGGCGCAAGGCGTTGGAAAGCAGCTTTAGTAGAAGGTTACACAGATGCTAAAGGTTCTGAAAAGCTAAATTTAGAGCTTTCTAAAGATAGAATTAGTGGCGTAAGTTATGCCTTACAGATGTTTGGAATCAAGTACGAAAAAATATTGCGAAAGTCTCACGGAGAATTTTTTGCTCGTGATGATTCTGCTGCCAGAGGAAAAGGAGAACAATCTGATAGAAAAGTAGTGGTAACAGTGTGGAGATAA
- a CDS encoding YqgE/AlgH family protein, whose translation MQFFDSPFNDDNSIQAGYFLLAEPLLEDPNFDRTVILVCQHSKEGAFGLIVNRPTEISVSEATDLLEIENKLFVGGPVEQTTMHFLHTISELDDSLIISKDIFWGGDFDSLQNLALKGKITDQNARFFVGYSGWSELQLEAELENNTWIISKVNPKIMFEHKPQELWNAILKEMGGKYKIYSNYPTDPRLN comes from the coding sequence ATGCAATTTTTTGATTCTCCGTTCAATGATGATAATTCTATACAGGCAGGTTATTTTCTATTAGCAGAGCCTCTATTAGAAGACCCAAATTTTGACCGAACTGTTATTTTAGTGTGTCAGCATAGTAAAGAAGGAGCTTTTGGTCTGATAGTAAATCGCCCAACAGAAATTAGTGTGAGTGAGGCTACAGACCTATTGGAAATCGAAAACAAACTCTTTGTGGGTGGTCCTGTAGAGCAAACTACAATGCACTTTTTACATACCATTTCTGAGCTTGACGATTCTCTTATCATTTCAAAAGATATTTTTTGGGGAGGAGATTTTGACAGTCTTCAAAATTTAGCTTTAAAGGGAAAGATTACTGACCAAAACGCTCGTTTTTTTGTAGGGTATAGTGGTTGGTCAGAACTCCAACTAGAAGCAGAACTAGAAAATAATACATGGATTATTTCAAAAGTAAATCCTAAAATCATGTTTGAACACAAACCTCAAGAACTTTGGAATGCGATATTGAAAGAAATGGGAGGGAAATATAAAATCTATTCCAACTATCCTACCGACCCACGTCTAAACTAA
- a CDS encoding TerC/Alx family metal homeostasis membrane protein → MNEYIFFGVFTVFIVLILLVDLGVFSKENHIISFKEATIWSIFWVCLALGFWVFLDFYGDLVHGIENYEDVVAVVQKYIPEEDRAAILVEGDFAQSVQNYRDRMSLDFITGYLLEYSLSVDNIFVIILIFSSFGVAEKYYKKVLFWGILGAIIMRFLFIFLGATIIEHAHWVLYIFGIFLIFTGGKMFYEFVKGEEEEEIDKDDNFVVKWASKVFNVYPRYVGSHFFIPLPTYEDTLLTKSISNKKIIANKNRVRNKRIVWAVTPLFIVVLVIEFTDLIFAVDSIPAIFAVTQDPYVVFFSNIFAILGLRSMFFFLSNIMHLFHYLKLGLAFLLTYIGLKMLAGSWLKTLGFTNQHSIFIILGILALSILASVLFPQKEPVLPQKEDKGDIKNVG, encoded by the coding sequence ATGAACGAATATATATTTTTTGGTGTCTTCACTGTCTTTATAGTCCTTATTCTTTTGGTTGATTTGGGTGTTTTTTCGAAAGAAAATCATATCATTTCGTTTAAAGAAGCTACTATTTGGAGTATTTTTTGGGTATGTTTGGCACTTGGTTTTTGGGTGTTCTTAGATTTTTATGGCGACCTAGTACACGGCATAGAAAACTATGAAGATGTAGTAGCAGTAGTGCAAAAATATATTCCAGAAGAAGACAGAGCTGCTATTTTGGTAGAAGGAGACTTTGCACAAAGTGTTCAGAATTATAGAGACCGAATGTCTTTAGACTTCATTACAGGCTACTTACTAGAATATTCGCTTTCGGTAGATAATATTTTTGTCATTATCTTGATTTTTAGCTCCTTTGGAGTAGCTGAAAAATATTATAAAAAAGTACTTTTTTGGGGGATTTTGGGAGCTATCATAATGCGTTTTCTCTTTATTTTCCTTGGCGCAACTATTATCGAACACGCTCACTGGGTATTATATATTTTCGGAATATTTTTGATTTTTACAGGAGGCAAAATGTTTTATGAGTTTGTAAAAGGAGAAGAGGAAGAAGAAATTGATAAAGATGATAATTTTGTTGTAAAGTGGGCTTCTAAAGTTTTCAATGTTTATCCACGTTATGTAGGTTCTCATTTTTTTATTCCGTTGCCTACGTATGAAGATACACTCCTCACAAAAAGCATTTCCAATAAAAAAATAATAGCCAATAAAAATAGAGTGCGAAATAAAAGAATTGTTTGGGCAGTAACTCCTCTTTTCATTGTCGTATTGGTAATTGAATTTACAGATTTGATTTTTGCTGTCGATTCTATTCCAGCTATTTTTGCTGTTACACAAGACCCTTATGTGGTATTTTTCTCAAATATTTTTGCCATTTTAGGCTTGCGTTCTATGTTCTTTTTCCTTTCGAACATTATGCACCTTTTCCATTATCTCAAACTTGGCTTGGCATTCTTACTAACTTATATCGGTTTGAAAATGCTGGCAGGCAGTTGGCTCAAAACGCTCGGTTTTACCAATCAGCACTCTATTTTTATTATTTTAGGGATTCTAGCTCTAAGTATTTTGGCTTCTGTACTATTCCCTCAAAAAGAACCAGTGCTTCCCCAAAAAGAGGATAAAGGAGACATTAAAAATGTAGGCTAG